In a single window of the Leopardus geoffroyi isolate Oge1 chromosome D2, O.geoffroyi_Oge1_pat1.0, whole genome shotgun sequence genome:
- the LOC123577296 gene encoding WAS/WASL-interacting protein family member 1-like, which translates to MVLLSYVLEPAAFNTILKILILGLIETSRPLPPHPPWLPPGLGSRPRPHLPSAPGGCFGLGPPPPLLLPTAHGRAREPRAREQGRLVREERQGAPPPSESATPLWVNRKPGGGRGGERRHRNFPPRLERRRPGPGLGLPGRRRQSRYRSPLRAPARPPPPPAPPLPPVNGQRWSLNRALNHLNAICAPGPHLLPPTAARSVTPLPTGPARPSDPAANRAAAYSNRRAGAAPRMLRRPPLARPQRPTGVVVRVREGAILAARRGSRRREERSWRALPARAREPVAAPDHAGRRRCRQGGPGAQCRQLCQSFPLQGLARV; encoded by the exons ATGGTGCTACTTTCTTATGTATTAGAACCTGCAGCCTTTAATACAATCTTAAAGATCCTGATCCTTGGTCTAAT CGAGACTTCCagacccctgcctccccaccctccctggctccctccggGCCTAGGCAGCCGCCCGAGACCTCACTTACCCTCGGCGCCTGGCGGGTGCTTTGGCCTCGGGCCGCCTCCGCCTCTCCTGCTCCCAACGGCCCACGGACGGGCGCGGGAGCCCCGCGCGAGAGAACAGGGCCGGCTTGTGCGCGAAGAGAGGCAAGGGGCTCCGCCACCGTCAGAATCCGCGACTCCGCTCTGGGTAAATAGGAAACccggtggagggagggggggggagcgGCGGCACCGCAACTTCCCTCCCCGCCTTGAGCGCCGCCGGCCGGGCCCGGGCCTAGGCCTCCCTGGCCGCCGCCGCCAGAGCAGGTACCGGAGCCCGCTACGTGCCCCCGCtaggccgccgccgcctcctgcGCCGCCGCTTCCGCCGGTGAATGGTCAGCGCTGGAGTTTGAACAGGGCCCTGAACCATCTCAACGCCATTTGCGCTCCCggcccccacctccttcctccaaCAGCCGCTCGCTCCGTCACTCCGCTTCCCACAGGCCCCGCGCGGCCGTCCGACCCCGCAGCCAATCGCGCGGCCGCTTACTCAAACCGCCGCGCAGGCGCTGCTCCCCGCATGCTCCGGCGCCCGCCATTGGCCCGGCCGCAGCGCCCGACGGGAGTTGTAGTCCGGGTCCGCGAGGGCGCTATACTCGCGGCTAGGCGCGGGAGCCGGCGGCGGGAGGAGCGGTCGTGGCGGGCTTTGCCCGCCCGGGCTCGGGAGCCCGTTGCAGCTCCTGACCACGCCGGGAGACGCAGGTGCCGCCAGGGAGGGCCGGGGGCGCAGTGCAGGCAGCTGTGTCAATCGTTTCCCCTCCAGGGACTCGCCCGTGTCTAG